The Helianthus annuus cultivar XRQ/B chromosome 16, HanXRQr2.0-SUNRISE, whole genome shotgun sequence genome includes a window with the following:
- the LOC110918021 gene encoding uncharacterized protein LOC110918021 has product MEKDCSSIHWLNPAFWYDKEKLCKSKEVFKGVLEMVEKNFSGDDVIDVTMALGKFHDDKECFGRSSVIASRRVIQPAEWWRLSVNAKLYCLSIKSNHIFIGL; this is encoded by the exons ATGGAAAAAGACTGTTCTAGTATTCATTGGTTAAATCCGGCTTTTTGGTATGATAAAGAAAAGCTTTGTAAAAGTAAAGAAGTTTTTAAGGGTGTTCTCGAAATGGTTGAGAAGAATTTTTCGGGTGATGATGTTATAGATGTTACAATGGCTTTAGGCAAGTTTCATGATGATAAAGAATGCTTTGGTAGGAGTAGTGTCATTGCTTCTCGTAGAGTAATTCAACCCG CCGAATGGTGGAGATTATCCGTTAATGCAAAACTTTACTGTTTGAGTATTAAGTCAAACCACATCTTCATCGGGTTGTGA
- the LOC110915333 gene encoding auxilin-like protein 1 isoform X1, giving the protein MKGYRDNGAGGGGYGARSTTVYDDVFGGPPKFGATTLPPRLEDYTEIFQGFHASRGSSIPVLDLPPPCVDSDDVWFDVRSSKLDYSEVFGGFNGLDFALSYEELFDSSKVEEDDDSSDDVWTPAQSESLSDESDPQASLEMNQQVPNADLNQSSGVKLKSEPDFEAEKDFLNGTTNDSQCLEVSGSTVLNNQALPSKKENEKFFSLANNDLCTNKDLGGVAEGKKLKKSLSQSTTEIHNRPLLSVSDLSLKTQPSNLPPPSRPPPALTSKKGDSSNFSPKLKTSKSYAFERTTTDQSPPFFDVEIDASSSAAADAAAMKDAVEQAQAKLRSAKAAMDRKKEGLQSRSKMKYNIGDKKVKVNQNYEKSHSFQGERTRRLFENDSGITGSKKNNNIVFEYFEQKEDSEIVQETKEGFLREHTAVPKTPNDSDENEMYENLIEIQLKDNDILTVEKIVTENWLKNDINGRKGDDMGSASNAWVDYDVESEEATEKNKEELKENEEQDEKEFQQSGPPEIMLIHSEEEDSERIVKESDNISQTVSETVNDCGENEKAETMHEVDCDLEENRKLQKESVSENESIENERMDIKWDEDEQMDIKWDDNEILQDKEDVQQDAPSVKHEVTPETPCSEKIKEPVEQLHEVDEESFSNKNDFAGVKVEVRPADVIKGARELENERLRKIEEENERENERLRIIEEENERENERLRKIEEENEREKERLRKIEEENERENERLRKIEEENERENERLRKIEEENEREKERLRKIEEENEREKERLRKIEEEREKERFRKIDRELENERVRKLEEEREIEKERLRKIEREQEDERLRKIEEERERQIEREKDRMAVDRATLEAREKTFAETRERAAVERATAEFRQRALAEARERLEKACAEARERSLADKAMEGRLRVEKATAEARERAVADKFSIRQNSLPSDLAGSYSGLRYYQAPSQGAGEGESPQRCKARLERHQRTADRAAKALAEKNMRDLIAQKEQAERSRLAEGLDAEVKRWSSGKQGNLRALLSTLQYILGPDSGWQPVPLTEVITTAAVKKAYRKATLCVHPDKLQQRGATIQQKYICEKVFDLLKEAWNKFNSEER; this is encoded by the exons ATGAAAGGTTACAGAGACAatggcgccggtggcggtggttACGGAGCTCGGAGTACGACTGTGTACGACGACGTTTTCGGTGGACCGCCAAAGTTCGGAGCTACGACGCTTCCGCCGCGGCTCGAAGACTATACTGAGATTTTTCAAGGGTTTCACGCTTCCCGAGGCTCGTCGATTCCGGTTCTGGATCTTCCGCCGCCGTGTGTAGACTCCGACGACGTGTGGTTTGATGTACGGAGCTCTAAGCttgattattctgaagtttttgGAGGTTTTAACGGCTTAGATTTTGCGCTTTCGTATGAGGAGTTGTTTGATAGCTCGAAAGTTGAGGAGGATGATGATTCGTCGGACGATGTTTG GACTCCGGCTCAAAGTGAGTCACTGTCAGATGAATCAGATCCTCAAGCATCTTTGGAGATGAATCAACAAGTGCCCAATGCAGATCTTAACCAATCATCCGGTGTGAAGTTGAAGAGTGAGCCTGATTTTGAAGCAGAGAAAGATTTCTTGAATGGGACGACAAATGATTCTCAATGTCTTGAAGTATCGGGATCTACTGTGTTAAACAACCAGGCCCTTCCAAGTAAAAAAGAAAACGAGAAGTTTTTCTCACTGGCTAATAACGATCTTTGCACAAACAAGGATCTTGGCGGAGTTGCTGAAGGGAAAAAGCTCAAGAAATCTTTATCACAATCAACGACTGAAATACATAATAGACCACTTCTTTCTGTATCTGATCTTAGTCTTAAAACTCAACCTTCAAACCTACCACCACCCTCTAGGCCACCGCCTGCGTTAACATCAAAGAAAGGAGATTCTAGTAATTTCAGTCCAAAACTCAAGACATCTAAGAGCTATGCGTTTGAACGAACGACAACCGACCAATCACCGCCTTTCTTTGATGTTGAGATAGATGCAAGCTCATCAGCTGCTGCAGATGCTGCCGCCATGAAAGATGCAGTGGAACAAGCTCAAGCAAAGCTTAGAAGTGCAAAAGCAGCAATGGACCGAAAGAAAGAGGGTCTCCAAAGCCGATCGAAGATGAAGTATAATATAGGAGATAAAAAGGTAAAGGTAAATCAGAATTACGAGAAATCACATAGTTTTCAAGGTGAGCGAACGAGGAGATTGTTTGAAAATGACAGTGGTATAACAGGGTCTAAAAAGAATAATAATATCGTCTTCGAATATTTTGAGCAGAAGGAAGATagtgaaattgtacaagaaacaaAAGAAGGGTTCTTAAGAGAACATACTGCAGTTCCTAAGACACCAAATGATTCTGATGAAAATGAAATGTACGAGAACTTGATAGAAATTCAGCTAAAAGATAATGATATTTTAACTGTGGAAAAAATAGTTACTGAAAACTGGTTAAAAAATGATATCAATGGAAGGAAAGGAGATGACATGGGATCAGCATCCAACGCGTGGGTAGATTATGATGTTGAATCAGAAGAAGCTACTGAGAAAAATAAGGAGGAATTAAAGGAGAACGAAGAGCAAGATGAAAAAGAGTTTCAGCAATCGGGCCCGCCTGAAATAATGTTAATTCATAGTGAAGAAGAGGATAGTGAAAGAATAGTTAAAGAGAGTGATAACATATCACAAACGGTTTCTGAGACAGTAAATGATTGTGGAGAAAATGAAAAAGCTGAGACAATGCATGAAGTGGATTGTGATTTAGAAGAAAATAGAAAATTACAGAAGGAATCCGTTTCAGAAAATGAAAGCATCGAGAATGAAcggatggatatcaagtgggatGAAGATGAAcagatggatatcaagtgggatGATAATGAAATCTTACAAGATAAAGAAGATGTTCAACAGGATGCACCCAGTGTTAAACATGAAGTGACCCCAGAAACACCTTGCTCAGAGAAGATAAAAGAGCCGGTTGAACAGTTACATGAAGTGGATGAGGAATCGTTCTCAAACAAGAACGATTTTGCAGGGGTAAAGGTTGAAGTTAGACCTGCAGATGTTATTAAAGGAGCAAGAGAGCTAGAAAATGAGCGTCTAAGGAAAAtagaagaagaaaatgaaagagaaAACGAGCGTCTAAGGATAATAGAAGAGGAAAATGAAAGAGAAAATGAACGTTTAAGGAAAAtagaagaagaaaatgaaagagaaAAGGAACGTTTAAGGAAAAtagaagaagaaaatgaaagagaaAACGAGCGTCTAAGGAAAAtagaagaagaaaatgaaagagaaAACGAGCGTCTAAGGAAAAtagaagaagaaaatgaaagagaaAAAGAACGTTTAAGGAAAAtagaagaagaaaatgaaagagagAAAGAACGTTTAAGGAAAatagaagaagaaagagaaaaggAGCGTTTTCGAAAAATAGACCGAGAGCTAGAAAACGAGCGTGTAAGGAAATTAGAAGAAGAACGAGAAATAGAAAAGGAGCGTTTAAGGAAAATAGAAAGAGAGCAAGAAGACGAGCGTTTAAGGAAAATagaagaagagagagaaagacaaaTAGAACGAGAAAAGGATCGAATGGCAGTTGATAGAGCTACACTTGAGGCTCGTGAAAAAACATTTGCTGAAACTAGAGAAAGAGCTGCTGTTGAAAGAGCAACTGCAGAGTTCAGACAACGGGCCCTGGCTGAGGCCCGAGAAAGATTAGAAAAAGCATGTGCCGAGGCCCGAGAGAGGTCCCTTGCTGATAAGGCTATGGAGGGCAGGCTCAGAGTAGAAAAAGCAACCGCAGAGGCCCGAGAAAGAGCCGTTGCTGATAAATTTTCTATCAGACAAAATTCGTTACCTTCT GATCTGGCAGGTTCTTACAGTGGTTTAAGATATTATCAAGCTCCATCACAGGGTG CAGGTGAAGGTGAATCACCACAGCGGTGTAAAGCTCGTTTGGAGAGGCATCAGAGAACCGCCGACCGTGCT GCAAAAGCTCTGGCAGAAAAGAATATGAGGGATCTCATTGCTCAGAAAGAACAAGCAGAGAGAAGT AGATTGGCTGAAGGTCTTGATGCTGAAGTAAAAAGATGGTCCAGTGGGAAACAAGGCAACTTGCGCGCATTACTTTCAACATTACAATAT ATTCTTGGGCCTGACAGTGGTTGGCAGCCAGTTCCGTTAACTGAAGTTATTACCACGGCTGCTGTAAAGAAGGCTTACCGAAAAGCCACACTCTGTGTCCACCCGGACAAATTGCAACAACGTGGTGCAACCATTCAGCAAAAATACATCTGCGAAAAGGTTTTTGATCTTCTCAAG GAAGCTTGGAACAAATTCAACTCAGAAGAGCGGTAG
- the LOC110915333 gene encoding auxilin-like protein 1 isoform X2 — MKGYRDNGAGGGGYGARSTTVYDDVFGGPPKFGATTLPPRLEDYTEIFQGFHASRGSSIPVLDLPPPCVDSDDVWFDVRSSKLDYSEVFGGFNGLDFALSYEELFDSSKVEEDDDSSDDVWTPAQSESLSDESDPQASLEMNQQVPNADLNQSSGVKLKSEPDFEAEKDFLNGTTNDSQCLEVSGSTVLNNQALPSKKENEKFFSLANNDLCTNKDLGGVAEGKKLKKSLSQSTTEIHNRPLLSVSDLSLKTQPSNLPPPSRPPPALTSKKGDSSNFSPKLKTSKSYAFERTTTDQSPPFFDVEIDASSSAAADAAAMKDAVEQAQAKLRSAKAAMDRKKEGLQSRSKMKYNIGDKKVKVNQNYEKSHSFQGERTRRLFENDSGITGSKKNNNIVFEYFEQKEDSEIVQETKEGFLREHTAVPKTPNDSDENEMYENLIEIQLKDNDILTVEKIVTENWLKNDINGRKGDDMGSASNAWVDYDVESEEATEKNKEELKENEEQDEKEFQQSGPPEIMLIHSEEEDSERIVKESDNISQTVSETVNDCGENEKAETMHEVDCDLEENRKLQKESVSENESIENERMDIKWDEDEQMDIKWDDNEILQDKEDVQQDAPSVKHEVTPETPCSEKIKEPVEQLHEVDEESFSNKNDFAGVKVEVRPADVIKGARELENERLRKIEEENERENERLRIIEEENERENERLRKIEEENEREKERLRKIEEENERENERLRKIEEENERENERLRKIEEENEREKERLRKIEEENEREKERLRKIEEEREKERFRKIDRELENERVRKLEEEREIEKERLRKIEREQEDERLRKIEEERERQIEREKDRMAVDRATLEAREKTFAETRERAAVERATAEFRQRALAEARERLEKACAEARERSLADKAMEGRLRVEKATAEARERAVADKFSIRQNSLPSDLAGSYSGLRYYQAPSQGGEGESPQRCKARLERHQRTADRAAKALAEKNMRDLIAQKEQAERSRLAEGLDAEVKRWSSGKQGNLRALLSTLQYILGPDSGWQPVPLTEVITTAAVKKAYRKATLCVHPDKLQQRGATIQQKYICEKVFDLLKEAWNKFNSEER; from the exons ATGAAAGGTTACAGAGACAatggcgccggtggcggtggttACGGAGCTCGGAGTACGACTGTGTACGACGACGTTTTCGGTGGACCGCCAAAGTTCGGAGCTACGACGCTTCCGCCGCGGCTCGAAGACTATACTGAGATTTTTCAAGGGTTTCACGCTTCCCGAGGCTCGTCGATTCCGGTTCTGGATCTTCCGCCGCCGTGTGTAGACTCCGACGACGTGTGGTTTGATGTACGGAGCTCTAAGCttgattattctgaagtttttgGAGGTTTTAACGGCTTAGATTTTGCGCTTTCGTATGAGGAGTTGTTTGATAGCTCGAAAGTTGAGGAGGATGATGATTCGTCGGACGATGTTTG GACTCCGGCTCAAAGTGAGTCACTGTCAGATGAATCAGATCCTCAAGCATCTTTGGAGATGAATCAACAAGTGCCCAATGCAGATCTTAACCAATCATCCGGTGTGAAGTTGAAGAGTGAGCCTGATTTTGAAGCAGAGAAAGATTTCTTGAATGGGACGACAAATGATTCTCAATGTCTTGAAGTATCGGGATCTACTGTGTTAAACAACCAGGCCCTTCCAAGTAAAAAAGAAAACGAGAAGTTTTTCTCACTGGCTAATAACGATCTTTGCACAAACAAGGATCTTGGCGGAGTTGCTGAAGGGAAAAAGCTCAAGAAATCTTTATCACAATCAACGACTGAAATACATAATAGACCACTTCTTTCTGTATCTGATCTTAGTCTTAAAACTCAACCTTCAAACCTACCACCACCCTCTAGGCCACCGCCTGCGTTAACATCAAAGAAAGGAGATTCTAGTAATTTCAGTCCAAAACTCAAGACATCTAAGAGCTATGCGTTTGAACGAACGACAACCGACCAATCACCGCCTTTCTTTGATGTTGAGATAGATGCAAGCTCATCAGCTGCTGCAGATGCTGCCGCCATGAAAGATGCAGTGGAACAAGCTCAAGCAAAGCTTAGAAGTGCAAAAGCAGCAATGGACCGAAAGAAAGAGGGTCTCCAAAGCCGATCGAAGATGAAGTATAATATAGGAGATAAAAAGGTAAAGGTAAATCAGAATTACGAGAAATCACATAGTTTTCAAGGTGAGCGAACGAGGAGATTGTTTGAAAATGACAGTGGTATAACAGGGTCTAAAAAGAATAATAATATCGTCTTCGAATATTTTGAGCAGAAGGAAGATagtgaaattgtacaagaaacaaAAGAAGGGTTCTTAAGAGAACATACTGCAGTTCCTAAGACACCAAATGATTCTGATGAAAATGAAATGTACGAGAACTTGATAGAAATTCAGCTAAAAGATAATGATATTTTAACTGTGGAAAAAATAGTTACTGAAAACTGGTTAAAAAATGATATCAATGGAAGGAAAGGAGATGACATGGGATCAGCATCCAACGCGTGGGTAGATTATGATGTTGAATCAGAAGAAGCTACTGAGAAAAATAAGGAGGAATTAAAGGAGAACGAAGAGCAAGATGAAAAAGAGTTTCAGCAATCGGGCCCGCCTGAAATAATGTTAATTCATAGTGAAGAAGAGGATAGTGAAAGAATAGTTAAAGAGAGTGATAACATATCACAAACGGTTTCTGAGACAGTAAATGATTGTGGAGAAAATGAAAAAGCTGAGACAATGCATGAAGTGGATTGTGATTTAGAAGAAAATAGAAAATTACAGAAGGAATCCGTTTCAGAAAATGAAAGCATCGAGAATGAAcggatggatatcaagtgggatGAAGATGAAcagatggatatcaagtgggatGATAATGAAATCTTACAAGATAAAGAAGATGTTCAACAGGATGCACCCAGTGTTAAACATGAAGTGACCCCAGAAACACCTTGCTCAGAGAAGATAAAAGAGCCGGTTGAACAGTTACATGAAGTGGATGAGGAATCGTTCTCAAACAAGAACGATTTTGCAGGGGTAAAGGTTGAAGTTAGACCTGCAGATGTTATTAAAGGAGCAAGAGAGCTAGAAAATGAGCGTCTAAGGAAAAtagaagaagaaaatgaaagagaaAACGAGCGTCTAAGGATAATAGAAGAGGAAAATGAAAGAGAAAATGAACGTTTAAGGAAAAtagaagaagaaaatgaaagagaaAAGGAACGTTTAAGGAAAAtagaagaagaaaatgaaagagaaAACGAGCGTCTAAGGAAAAtagaagaagaaaatgaaagagaaAACGAGCGTCTAAGGAAAAtagaagaagaaaatgaaagagaaAAAGAACGTTTAAGGAAAAtagaagaagaaaatgaaagagagAAAGAACGTTTAAGGAAAatagaagaagaaagagaaaaggAGCGTTTTCGAAAAATAGACCGAGAGCTAGAAAACGAGCGTGTAAGGAAATTAGAAGAAGAACGAGAAATAGAAAAGGAGCGTTTAAGGAAAATAGAAAGAGAGCAAGAAGACGAGCGTTTAAGGAAAATagaagaagagagagaaagacaaaTAGAACGAGAAAAGGATCGAATGGCAGTTGATAGAGCTACACTTGAGGCTCGTGAAAAAACATTTGCTGAAACTAGAGAAAGAGCTGCTGTTGAAAGAGCAACTGCAGAGTTCAGACAACGGGCCCTGGCTGAGGCCCGAGAAAGATTAGAAAAAGCATGTGCCGAGGCCCGAGAGAGGTCCCTTGCTGATAAGGCTATGGAGGGCAGGCTCAGAGTAGAAAAAGCAACCGCAGAGGCCCGAGAAAGAGCCGTTGCTGATAAATTTTCTATCAGACAAAATTCGTTACCTTCT GATCTGGCAGGTTCTTACAGTGGTTTAAGATATTATCAAGCTCCATCACAGGGTG GTGAAGGTGAATCACCACAGCGGTGTAAAGCTCGTTTGGAGAGGCATCAGAGAACCGCCGACCGTGCT GCAAAAGCTCTGGCAGAAAAGAATATGAGGGATCTCATTGCTCAGAAAGAACAAGCAGAGAGAAGT AGATTGGCTGAAGGTCTTGATGCTGAAGTAAAAAGATGGTCCAGTGGGAAACAAGGCAACTTGCGCGCATTACTTTCAACATTACAATAT ATTCTTGGGCCTGACAGTGGTTGGCAGCCAGTTCCGTTAACTGAAGTTATTACCACGGCTGCTGTAAAGAAGGCTTACCGAAAAGCCACACTCTGTGTCCACCCGGACAAATTGCAACAACGTGGTGCAACCATTCAGCAAAAATACATCTGCGAAAAGGTTTTTGATCTTCTCAAG GAAGCTTGGAACAAATTCAACTCAGAAGAGCGGTAG